One Amycolatopsis sp. NBC_00355 genomic window carries:
- a CDS encoding TadA family conjugal transfer-associated ATPase: protein MTTDFVDRVRNRLAGDRRQADPVAVATAVRAEAGGALGHDAVLDAARQARDEFVGAGPLAPLLDDPSTTDVLVTGPDEVWTDGPHGLTRAEIRFEGEESVRRLAQRLALAAGRRLDDAQPYVDGWLPGSGPHGRIRVHAVLPPVAANGTCLSLRVLRPATHDLAALQELGAFDASGAKLLQQVVARRMAFLVTGGTGAGKTTLLAALLGAVDPGERIVCVEDAGELHPAHPQFVGLVARPANVEGVGAVGLPELVREALRMRPDRLVVGEVRGAEVGALLTALNTGHDGGACTLHANSPAEVPARIEALAALGGVGRDAVHSQLVAAIRVVLHMRREPGGQRRLAEVGVLRGERGRARVVPVWRAGRWTVDRHLFVTSGALGC from the coding sequence ATGACGACCGACTTCGTGGACCGCGTCCGCAACCGCCTCGCGGGCGATCGCCGCCAGGCCGATCCGGTCGCCGTCGCCACCGCCGTCCGAGCCGAGGCGGGCGGCGCCCTCGGCCACGACGCGGTGCTCGACGCCGCCCGCCAGGCCCGCGACGAGTTCGTCGGCGCCGGCCCGCTGGCCCCGCTCCTCGACGACCCGTCGACCACCGATGTGCTCGTCACCGGCCCCGACGAGGTCTGGACGGACGGCCCGCACGGCCTCACCCGCGCCGAAATCCGCTTCGAAGGCGAAGAATCCGTCCGCCGCCTGGCCCAGCGCCTCGCCCTGGCGGCCGGCCGGCGCCTCGACGACGCGCAGCCCTATGTGGACGGCTGGCTCCCCGGATCCGGCCCGCACGGCCGCATCCGCGTGCACGCCGTCCTCCCGCCGGTCGCCGCGAACGGCACCTGCCTGTCGCTGCGCGTCCTCCGTCCGGCAACGCACGACCTCGCAGCCCTGCAAGAGCTCGGCGCGTTCGACGCGAGCGGTGCGAAACTGCTGCAGCAGGTCGTCGCGCGGCGGATGGCCTTCCTCGTCACCGGGGGCACCGGCGCGGGCAAGACCACCCTGCTGGCCGCGCTGCTCGGCGCGGTCGACCCGGGCGAGCGGATCGTCTGCGTCGAGGACGCCGGCGAGCTGCATCCCGCGCACCCGCAGTTCGTCGGCCTCGTCGCCCGACCGGCCAATGTGGAGGGTGTGGGTGCGGTCGGCCTGCCCGAACTGGTGCGGGAGGCGCTGCGCATGCGTCCTGACCGGCTGGTCGTCGGCGAGGTCCGCGGCGCCGAGGTCGGCGCGCTGCTCACGGCGTTGAACACCGGCCACGACGGCGGCGCCTGCACCCTCCACGCCAACTCCCCGGCCGAAGTACCCGCGCGCATCGAGGCGCTGGCCGCGCTCGGCGGCGTGGGCCGCGACGCCGTGCACAGCCAGCTCGTCGCGGCGATCCGCGTCGTGCTCCACATGCGACGCGAACCAGGCGGCCAACGCCGTCTCGCCGAGGTCGGCGTGCTCCGCGGCGAGCGCGGACGCGCACGAGTGGTGCCCGTGTGGCGCGCGGGCCGCTGGACGGTCGACCGGCACCTCTTCGTGACGTCGGGAGCGCTCGGGTGCTGA
- the ssd gene encoding septum site-determining protein Ssd, producing MAGERPLVVATDETVLDEILRVAAVAGCELDRAPDLTAAGGQWARAPLVVLDEETALLPPSLPRRAGILLVCKGAPEPRTWEHAFRVGVERVISLPEEETELAGAFADVVETPADEAGLVLGVVGGRGGAGASVFAATLALAADRDPGGALLVDCDPLGGGLDLLLGLEKTPGPRWSEVRLSGRVSVPALAAALPQRRHRGGSLPVLACGREGEGPAVESLSAVLSAGRRAGRTVVCDLPRTLGDAAAEAATVADLVVLLVPVEFRACMAAKQVLRRLSELTARVGVVACGRSRSGVSPDRTAGLLGPPLLASMPPERGLPAAVERGEFPAKQAGPLSAAAADVLSVARREVRAATR from the coding sequence ATGGCGGGGGAACGACCGCTCGTGGTCGCCACGGACGAAACCGTGCTCGACGAGATTCTGCGCGTGGCCGCGGTGGCGGGCTGCGAGCTCGACCGAGCCCCGGACCTGACCGCGGCCGGCGGGCAGTGGGCCCGGGCGCCGCTGGTGGTCCTCGACGAGGAAACGGCACTGCTGCCACCCTCGCTGCCTCGGCGCGCCGGGATCCTCCTGGTCTGCAAGGGCGCCCCGGAACCGAGGACGTGGGAGCACGCGTTCCGCGTCGGCGTCGAGCGCGTGATCTCGTTGCCGGAGGAGGAGACCGAGCTCGCGGGGGCGTTCGCGGACGTCGTCGAGACGCCGGCCGACGAAGCCGGGCTGGTGCTCGGCGTGGTCGGCGGCCGCGGCGGCGCGGGCGCGTCCGTCTTCGCCGCGACGCTCGCGCTGGCGGCCGACCGCGATCCCGGTGGCGCACTGCTCGTGGACTGCGACCCGCTGGGCGGCGGGCTGGATCTGTTGCTCGGCTTGGAGAAGACGCCCGGCCCACGCTGGTCCGAAGTCCGGTTGAGCGGCCGGGTGTCGGTACCGGCGCTGGCCGCAGCACTGCCCCAGCGACGTCACCGCGGTGGCAGCCTGCCCGTGCTGGCGTGCGGTCGCGAAGGTGAGGGCCCGGCGGTGGAGTCCCTGTCGGCGGTCCTCTCCGCGGGCCGCCGCGCGGGCCGCACGGTGGTCTGCGACCTCCCGCGCACCCTCGGCGACGCGGCGGCGGAAGCGGCCACGGTGGCCGACCTCGTGGTGCTCCTGGTCCCCGTGGAGTTCCGCGCGTGCATGGCGGCGAAGCAGGTGCTGCGCCGGCTGTCGGAGCTGACGGCCCGTGTCGGCGTGGTCGCGTGTGGACGGTCCCGCTCCGGAGTCTCACCCGACCGGACGGCAGGCCTGCTCGGCCCGCCCCTGCTGGCGTCGATGCCCCCGGAGCGAGGCTTGCCGGCCGCCGTGGAGCGTGGCGAGTTCCCGGCCAAACAGGCCGGGCCCTTGTCCGCCGCGGCAGCGGACGTCCTGTCGGTCGCCCGCCGCGAAGTCCGGGCGGCGACCCGGTGA
- a CDS encoding HAD family hydrolase produces MAEPISAPTRIRNPGPEHAVAAFFDLDKTIIASSSALAFSKPLLKEGLINRRAALRSAYAQLVFSLAGADENKTERMRAEVSALCTGWDVAQVSAIVRETLHDVVDPLVYAEATELIAQHREDGHDVIVLSATGEEVVAPVAEMLGATRSVATRMQIVDGRYSGEVDFYCYGANKAVAAKQLAATHGYDLAECFAYTDSSTDIPLLEVVGHPHAVNPDKLLRREALDRGWPILAFDRPMSLRSRIPTRSAGMVALGVGAMAAGATWYGLSRRRRSR; encoded by the coding sequence GTGGCCGAACCGATCAGCGCGCCGACGCGCATCCGGAACCCGGGCCCGGAGCACGCGGTGGCCGCGTTCTTCGACCTGGACAAGACGATCATCGCTTCGTCGAGCGCACTGGCGTTCAGCAAACCATTGCTGAAGGAGGGACTGATCAACCGTCGCGCCGCGTTGCGCAGTGCCTACGCGCAGCTGGTGTTCTCGCTCGCGGGCGCCGACGAGAACAAGACCGAGCGGATGCGCGCGGAGGTCTCCGCGCTGTGCACCGGCTGGGACGTCGCGCAGGTTTCGGCGATCGTGCGGGAAACCCTGCACGACGTCGTCGACCCGCTCGTGTACGCGGAGGCGACCGAGCTGATCGCGCAGCACCGCGAAGACGGCCACGACGTCATCGTGCTCTCGGCGACCGGCGAAGAGGTCGTCGCACCCGTGGCGGAAATGCTCGGGGCGACCCGGAGCGTGGCGACGCGGATGCAGATAGTCGACGGCCGCTATTCCGGCGAAGTCGACTTCTATTGCTACGGCGCCAACAAAGCCGTCGCCGCGAAACAGCTCGCCGCGACCCACGGCTACGACCTCGCCGAGTGTTTCGCCTACACCGACTCGAGCACCGACATCCCGCTCCTCGAGGTCGTCGGGCACCCGCACGCGGTCAACCCGGACAAGCTGCTGCGGCGGGAGGCGCTCGACCGCGGCTGGCCGATCCTGGCCTTCGACCGGCCCATGTCGCTGCGCAGCCGGATCCCGACCCGGTCGGCCGGCATGGTGGCCCTGGGTGTCGGGGCGATGGCCGCCGGGGCGACCTGGTACGGCCTCAGCCGTCGCCGTCGGTCCCGCTGA
- a CDS encoding glycoside hydrolase family 3 protein, with translation MLALTGVGVATAASAPAVSADAQADAAATQALRGLTLEQKVGQLFVTWVNGKSADEVNPKNQTDFGVDTPAQVIQKYHLGGVIYFNNDSRDNFDDPVQVAKLSNGLQKAAVSSGAHIPLQVGADQEGGTVTRMGAPATEFPNSMAISAGRDTGRATKAATILGHELRAVGINQDFAPDSDVNSNPANPVIGVRSFAGQPGLASQFVTAEVKGYQNSDFPTKTVAATAKHFPGHGDAATDSHTGLPRIDRTEQQWRDIDVPPFKAAIAAGIDSIMSAHIQFPSLDPSLEPATLSQPIITGKLRKELGYNGVVITDSLEMQGVREMHSDAEIPVLALKAGIDQLLMPVHLDVAINAVLNAVKTGDLSMQRIDQSVLRVLKLKFKRGILFSPFVDANRVMKTVGTPANLKTAQDIADRGITAIANDAGVLPLKQKPATALVTGWGVSTTATLAQKLTAHGTAATAYQTGQAPTDAQIAQAAASAKNVDLVVVLTNNIGGFPLQTKLLQALQATGKPVVAVAAQIPYDAGYANAVPTWLATYGYISPTLEALTKVILGEAKPVGKLPVDIPAGADLQTVKYPFGHGLTW, from the coding sequence TTGCTCGCCCTCACCGGTGTGGGTGTCGCGACCGCGGCGAGCGCACCGGCGGTGAGCGCGGACGCGCAGGCGGACGCCGCGGCGACGCAGGCGCTGCGTGGCCTGACGCTCGAGCAGAAGGTCGGGCAGCTGTTCGTCACCTGGGTGAACGGCAAGTCCGCGGACGAGGTCAACCCGAAGAACCAGACCGACTTCGGTGTCGACACCCCGGCGCAAGTGATCCAGAAGTACCACCTGGGCGGCGTCATCTACTTCAACAACGACAGCCGCGACAACTTCGACGACCCCGTCCAGGTCGCGAAGCTGTCCAACGGCCTCCAGAAGGCCGCCGTCTCGAGCGGGGCGCACATCCCGCTGCAGGTCGGCGCCGACCAGGAGGGTGGCACGGTCACCCGGATGGGCGCGCCCGCCACGGAGTTCCCGAACTCGATGGCCATCTCGGCCGGCCGCGACACGGGCCGGGCGACGAAGGCCGCGACGATCCTCGGGCACGAGCTGCGCGCGGTCGGCATCAACCAGGACTTCGCGCCCGATTCGGACGTCAACTCGAACCCGGCGAACCCGGTCATCGGCGTCCGCTCCTTCGCCGGGCAGCCCGGGCTGGCGAGCCAGTTCGTCACGGCCGAGGTGAAGGGCTACCAGAACTCGGACTTCCCGACGAAGACCGTCGCGGCGACGGCCAAGCACTTCCCCGGCCACGGTGACGCGGCCACCGACAGCCACACCGGCCTGCCCCGGATCGACCGGACCGAGCAGCAGTGGCGGGACATCGACGTGCCGCCGTTCAAGGCCGCGATCGCGGCGGGCATCGACTCGATCATGAGCGCGCACATCCAGTTCCCGAGCCTCGACCCGTCGCTCGAGCCGGCGACGCTGTCGCAGCCGATCATCACCGGCAAACTGCGCAAGGAACTCGGTTACAACGGCGTCGTCATCACCGACTCACTGGAAATGCAGGGTGTGCGGGAAATGCACAGCGACGCCGAGATCCCGGTGCTCGCGCTGAAGGCGGGGATCGACCAGCTGCTCATGCCGGTGCACCTGGACGTCGCGATCAACGCAGTGCTCAACGCCGTGAAGACCGGCGACCTGTCGATGCAGCGGATCGACCAGAGCGTGCTGCGCGTGCTGAAGCTGAAGTTCAAGCGCGGCATCCTGTTCTCGCCGTTCGTCGACGCGAACCGGGTGATGAAGACCGTCGGCACGCCGGCCAACCTCAAGACCGCGCAGGACATCGCCGACCGCGGTATCACGGCCATCGCCAACGACGCCGGCGTCCTGCCGCTCAAGCAGAAGCCCGCGACGGCGCTCGTGACCGGCTGGGGCGTCTCCACGACGGCGACGCTCGCCCAGAAGCTCACCGCGCACGGCACGGCGGCGACCGCGTACCAGACCGGGCAGGCCCCGACCGACGCCCAGATCGCGCAAGCCGCCGCGAGCGCCAAGAACGTCGACCTCGTGGTCGTGCTGACCAACAACATCGGCGGCTTCCCCCTGCAGACCAAGCTGCTCCAGGCCCTGCAGGCCACCGGTAAGCCGGTCGTCGCCGTCGCCGCGCAGATCCCGTACGACGCGGGCTACGCGAACGCCGTGCCGACCTGGCTGGCGACCTACGGCTACATCAGCCCGACGCTGGAGGCGCTGACCAAGGTCATCCTCGGCGAGGCGAAGCCGGTCGGGAAGCTGCCGGTCGACATCCCGGCGGGCGCCGACCTGCAGACCGTCAAGTACCCGTTCGGCCACGGGCTCACCTGGTGA
- a CDS encoding exo-beta-N-acetylmuramidase NamZ family protein, whose amino-acid sequence MNLNRRHFLGASASALAIPALGGGSPAAGAQPEPAEAQSHGRLLTGAEQLAAQGWQAFKGRKLGVLSNPTGVLLSGDHIVDSMVAAGVKPVAAFGPEHGFRGSAQAGGSEGDYTDPRTGVPVYDAYGADATKLASLFTKAGIDTLVFDIADVGARFYTYIWSLYTAMVAAAKTGVAVFVLDRPNPIGGRLAGPVLDPKFASGIGKKPIAQQHGMTVGELARYFAAEFLPGEGVQLAKLDVVQVRGWQRDVQFAQTGLNWVLPSPNMPTPDSALVYPGTGMFEGTVFSEGRGTTRPFEIIGAPGLDWRWREKLEELYLPGAKFREIYFVPTFGKFVNETCGGVQVSVSDPRAFDAIRTAVAMLVTAKALHPDKFAWRPDNYIDKLSGSDRLRTMVDAGAGVDEVTGAWRAELAEFDRRRRRHLLYR is encoded by the coding sequence GTGAACCTGAACCGGCGCCACTTCCTCGGCGCGAGTGCGAGCGCCCTCGCGATCCCGGCGCTCGGGGGCGGTTCCCCAGCGGCCGGGGCCCAGCCGGAGCCGGCCGAGGCGCAGAGCCACGGCCGGCTGCTGACCGGCGCGGAGCAACTGGCCGCACAGGGCTGGCAGGCCTTCAAGGGCCGCAAGCTCGGCGTGCTGTCGAACCCGACCGGCGTGCTGCTGAGCGGGGACCACATCGTCGACTCGATGGTCGCGGCCGGCGTCAAGCCGGTCGCGGCCTTCGGGCCCGAACACGGCTTCCGCGGCAGCGCGCAGGCCGGCGGTTCCGAGGGCGACTACACGGACCCACGCACCGGCGTGCCCGTGTACGACGCGTACGGCGCCGACGCGACGAAGCTCGCTTCGCTGTTCACCAAGGCGGGCATCGACACCCTCGTGTTCGACATCGCGGACGTCGGCGCGCGCTTCTACACCTACATCTGGTCGCTCTACACGGCGATGGTGGCCGCGGCCAAGACCGGCGTCGCCGTCTTCGTCCTGGACCGCCCGAACCCGATCGGCGGCCGGCTGGCCGGGCCCGTCCTCGACCCGAAGTTCGCCTCCGGGATCGGGAAGAAGCCGATCGCCCAGCAGCACGGCATGACCGTCGGCGAACTCGCGCGCTACTTCGCCGCGGAGTTCCTGCCGGGTGAAGGCGTCCAGCTCGCGAAGCTCGACGTCGTCCAGGTACGCGGCTGGCAGCGTGACGTCCAGTTCGCACAGACCGGGCTGAACTGGGTGCTGCCGAGCCCGAACATGCCGACGCCGGACAGCGCGCTCGTCTACCCCGGCACCGGCATGTTCGAAGGCACGGTGTTCTCCGAGGGCCGCGGGACGACCCGGCCGTTCGAGATCATCGGCGCGCCCGGGCTCGACTGGCGCTGGCGCGAGAAGCTCGAAGAGCTCTACTTGCCCGGTGCGAAGTTCCGGGAGATCTACTTCGTGCCGACGTTCGGCAAGTTCGTCAACGAGACCTGCGGCGGCGTCCAGGTGAGCGTCAGCGATCCGCGGGCGTTCGACGCGATCCGGACCGCCGTCGCCATGCTCGTCACGGCCAAGGCGCTGCACCCGGACAAGTTCGCTTGGCGTCCCGACAACTACATCGACAAGCTCTCCGGGTCCGACCGGCTCCGGACGATGGTCGACGCCGGTGCCGGCGTCGACGAGGTCACCGGCGCCTGGCGGGCCGAGCTGGCCGAGTTCGACCGCAGACGTCGTCGTCACCTGCTCTACCGCTGA
- a CDS encoding serine hydrolase, which translates to MLVALTTLTSGASAIATPAGRHDDAGRFDRPQQGFAPSWTTLRDGPPKDVNLDPAPIKSAEDFLASWTKPDATGHPHFSGAVGLLAHDGVVVDRYAVGGALRYADAAGTELPADQQVPMRGDTIFDMASISKLFTSIAVLQLIERGQLTVDTPVSRFFPEFATGDKAAITIKMLLTHVSGFDADPIPSLWAGYPDIPSRRQAVLDSPLKNKPGTTYLYSDINLLTLGFIVEKLTGQTLDKVVHDRITAPLGMTDTGYNPPASKLNRIAATEFEANPPRGMVRGSVHDENAWSLGGVAGHAGVFSTAGDMAVLAQTILNGGSYRGHRVLSPDTVRLMLTNYNQQFPDDSHGLGFELDQPWYMGALASPVTAGHTGFTGTTLVIDPESRSFAILLTNRVHPSRNWGSINTARQVWATSLARAMAVKPAAGKDAWTSTLGNNAVATLSTRPITTQSDQARVSFYAFVDTEGSTDPLQLQTSTDGVNWQPIALSVSGPGAPSGDVTSLSGHGHRAWWKVTATLPQAAAVSLRWRYGTDPNYTGRGVSVDGVKVTERGRSLLDGERESSAFTAEGFQLSAR; encoded by the coding sequence GTGCTGGTCGCGCTGACCACGTTGACCTCGGGAGCCAGTGCCATCGCCACCCCCGCCGGACGCCACGATGACGCCGGCCGGTTCGACCGGCCGCAGCAGGGCTTCGCGCCGTCGTGGACGACCTTGCGCGACGGACCGCCGAAGGACGTCAACCTCGACCCGGCGCCGATCAAGTCGGCCGAGGACTTCCTGGCGAGCTGGACGAAGCCGGACGCCACCGGGCACCCGCACTTCTCCGGCGCGGTCGGACTGCTCGCGCACGACGGCGTCGTCGTCGACCGGTACGCGGTCGGGGGCGCGCTGCGGTACGCCGACGCCGCGGGCACCGAACTGCCCGCCGACCAGCAGGTCCCGATGCGGGGCGACACCATCTTCGACATGGCGTCGATCTCCAAGCTGTTCACGTCGATCGCCGTGCTGCAGCTCATCGAACGCGGGCAACTGACCGTCGACACCCCGGTGAGCCGCTTCTTCCCGGAGTTCGCGACCGGCGACAAGGCCGCCATCACCATCAAGATGCTGCTCACGCACGTCTCCGGGTTCGACGCCGACCCGATCCCGTCGCTGTGGGCCGGCTACCCGGACATCCCGTCGCGCCGGCAGGCCGTGCTCGACAGCCCGCTGAAGAACAAGCCGGGCACCACGTACCTCTACTCCGACATCAACCTGCTCACCCTCGGCTTCATCGTCGAGAAGCTGACCGGGCAGACGCTCGACAAGGTCGTGCACGACCGCATCACGGCGCCGCTGGGCATGACCGACACTGGGTACAACCCGCCCGCGTCGAAGCTGAACCGGATCGCCGCGACGGAGTTCGAGGCGAACCCGCCGCGCGGGATGGTGCGCGGCAGCGTGCACGACGAGAACGCGTGGTCGCTCGGCGGTGTCGCCGGGCACGCCGGGGTGTTCAGCACGGCGGGTGACATGGCCGTGCTGGCCCAGACGATCCTCAACGGCGGCAGTTACCGCGGGCACCGGGTGCTGAGCCCGGACACCGTGCGTCTGATGCTCACCAACTACAACCAGCAGTTCCCGGACGACTCGCACGGCCTCGGCTTCGAGCTCGACCAGCCTTGGTACATGGGCGCGCTGGCCTCGCCGGTCACCGCCGGGCACACCGGTTTCACCGGAACGACGCTGGTCATCGACCCGGAGTCGCGCTCGTTCGCGATCTTGCTGACGAACCGCGTGCACCCGAGCCGCAACTGGGGTTCGATCAACACCGCCCGCCAGGTGTGGGCGACGTCGCTGGCGCGGGCGATGGCCGTGAAGCCGGCCGCCGGGAAGGACGCCTGGACGAGCACGCTGGGTAACAATGCGGTTGCCACGCTGAGTACGCGGCCCATTACTACGCAAAGTGATCAAGCACGCGTGTCCTTCTACGCCTTCGTGGACACCGAGGGAAGCACCGATCCACTACAGCTGCAGACCAGCACCGACGGGGTGAACTGGCAACCGATCGCCCTATCGGTATCCGGGCCGGGTGCACCGTCCGGAGATGTGACGTCGCTCTCCGGACACGGGCACCGTGCCTGGTGGAAGGTGACGGCCACGCTGCCCCAGGCCGCCGCGGTCAGCCTCAGGTGGCGTTACGGCACCGATCCGAACTACACCGGCCGCGGAGTTTCGGTCGACGGTGTGAAAGTCACCGAACGCGGCCGATCACTCCTCGACGGTGAGCGGGAATCGTCTGCTTTCACCGCTGAAGGTTTCCAGTTGAGCGCACGGTGA
- a CDS encoding MurR/RpiR family transcriptional regulator, which translates to MPTVSNFPTVTDTESVVGTAPSEAVPVQSAVRDADASPLVRIRSLLPGLARAEQRVAKVVLEDPAHVARRSITEVALAANTSETTVTRFCKAVGVGGYPQLRIALAADTARTEARSSRNLGGEIGPDDDLAAVISKVSFADARAVEETAEQLDVATMQRVIEVVANAGRSDVYGVGASAFVAADLQQKLHRIGRVCFSWSDTHIMLTSAAVLSPGDVAIGVSHTGATTDTVEALRVAREHGAITIAVTNFPRSPITEVADYVLTTAARETTFRSGATASRIAQLTVIDCLFIGVAQRHMDASVNALDATRDAVGSHRLGVRPDGRRRPRETGK; encoded by the coding sequence ATGCCAACGGTTAGTAACTTTCCGACGGTGACTGATACCGAATCCGTAGTCGGAACGGCACCGTCCGAAGCCGTGCCGGTCCAGTCGGCCGTACGGGACGCCGACGCCAGCCCGCTGGTCCGGATCCGGTCGCTGCTCCCCGGACTGGCCCGCGCCGAGCAGCGCGTGGCCAAGGTGGTGCTGGAGGATCCCGCGCACGTCGCGAGACGCAGCATCACCGAGGTGGCGCTGGCCGCCAACACGAGCGAGACGACGGTGACGCGGTTCTGCAAGGCCGTCGGCGTCGGCGGGTACCCGCAGCTGCGCATCGCGCTGGCCGCGGACACCGCCCGCACCGAGGCGCGCAGCTCGCGCAACCTCGGCGGCGAGATCGGCCCGGACGACGACCTGGCCGCCGTGATCAGCAAGGTCAGCTTCGCCGACGCGCGCGCCGTCGAAGAGACGGCCGAGCAGCTCGACGTCGCCACGATGCAGCGCGTCATCGAGGTCGTCGCCAACGCCGGCCGCTCCGACGTCTACGGCGTGGGCGCCAGCGCGTTCGTCGCCGCGGACCTGCAGCAGAAGCTGCACCGCATCGGCCGCGTGTGCTTCTCGTGGTCGGACACGCACATCATGCTCACCTCGGCCGCGGTGCTGAGCCCCGGTGACGTCGCGATCGGCGTCTCGCACACCGGCGCGACCACCGACACCGTCGAGGCGCTGCGGGTGGCCCGGGAGCACGGCGCGATCACCATCGCCGTGACGAACTTCCCGCGCTCCCCGATCACGGAGGTCGCCGACTACGTTTTGACGACGGCCGCCCGGGAAACCACCTTCCGTTCGGGGGCCACGGCGAGCCGCATCGCCCAGCTCACCGTCATCGACTGCCTGTTCATCGGCGTCGCGCAGCGGCACATGGACGCGTCGGTCAACGCCCTGGACGCCACCAGGGACGCGGTCGGCTCGCACCGCCTGGGAGTCAGGCCGGACGGTCGCCGCCGTCCTCGGGAAACCGGCAAGTAA